A genomic region of Prevotella scopos JCM 17725 contains the following coding sequences:
- a CDS encoding BACON domain-containing protein, which produces MNLKKTLLYLFLGGIILCLSSCAKEDEFEMPTLVLSENTVSFDKGVGEKNISVTTNQSSWIASSPQEGDWISLAQDGNVLKIKVNENKVGSERTSYVLVNANGASSKIEVRQSSADVTLDVVPTAIYLPQTGGEKTIDVTTNSSVYDVTTSEEVSWLKIVKGEEEIKLIAERNDTYQKREVKLYAKSGNVIREIVVEQSGIQRYILPIFPGVPQDVHKIMGFELGRGSYLREYQAAMPAYGLEETYTFITPSPIFTLLQYCSSDGINPSQIICIGDGRKAIDAVKDKAFDKFLTDNGYVRSNSQSNREYTNDKDLLSLKIYISEKENNEGVNLTFTPIMKQTGDYKTFADLPFYPLELLQKDDVKLAQVQAYEQKAGSTEEERTLNENKNTEVSQIQYKLKANSDPSAAYGRIHVFYTTDKDGDAPDNLGCVQIGALLFKDTSLGVWKYGSKWVVTKELKKLLGEAGFSFLRTSGNNHFFVRESDHLVIDVTCLLDNNTPVLAMLYSYDPSATAAGSKAVKAQAKLVKNFSAATKILKF; this is translated from the coding sequence ATGAATTTAAAAAAGACCCTTCTTTACCTATTTTTAGGTGGAATCATTCTTTGCCTGTCGTCATGTGCAAAGGAGGACGAGTTTGAAATGCCTACGTTGGTACTTTCAGAAAACACAGTAAGCTTTGACAAAGGCGTTGGTGAGAAAAACATTAGCGTGACAACCAATCAAAGCAGTTGGATTGCATCCTCTCCACAAGAGGGCGACTGGATTTCATTAGCACAGGATGGGAACGTCTTGAAGATAAAAGTCAATGAAAACAAAGTTGGAAGCGAGCGAACAAGTTATGTCCTCGTGAATGCGAATGGTGCCTCAAGTAAGATAGAAGTAAGACAGAGTTCTGCCGACGTAACACTAGACGTGGTACCGACAGCGATTTACCTTCCTCAGACAGGTGGTGAGAAGACAATCGATGTCACCACGAATTCATCTGTTTATGACGTGACGACCAGTGAGGAAGTTAGTTGGTTGAAGATTGTCAAGGGCGAAGAGGAGATCAAACTAATTGCTGAGCGTAATGACACTTATCAGAAGCGTGAGGTGAAGCTATACGCAAAGAGCGGTAACGTCATCCGCGAGATTGTTGTTGAACAATCCGGCATACAGCGTTACATCCTTCCGATTTTCCCTGGCGTACCACAGGATGTACACAAGATTATGGGCTTCGAGTTAGGGCGTGGTAGTTACCTGCGTGAATATCAGGCAGCTATGCCAGCTTACGGACTTGAGGAAACATATACCTTCATCACTCCTTCTCCAATCTTTACTTTGTTACAATACTGCAGCTCTGATGGCATCAATCCTTCACAGATTATTTGTATTGGCGATGGAAGAAAAGCTATTGATGCAGTAAAGGACAAGGCTTTCGATAAATTCCTGACTGATAATGGTTATGTACGTAGTAATTCTCAATCTAACAGAGAATATACCAATGACAAAGATTTGCTCTCATTGAAAATTTATATTTCAGAGAAGGAGAACAATGAGGGTGTAAACCTTACTTTCACTCCTATCATGAAGCAGACGGGCGACTACAAGACCTTCGCCGATCTACCATTCTATCCACTTGAACTTCTGCAGAAAGATGACGTGAAGCTGGCACAGGTACAGGCATATGAGCAGAAGGCTGGTAGCACAGAAGAAGAGCGCACACTCAACGAAAATAAGAACACTGAGGTTTCACAGATTCAGTACAAGCTGAAAGCAAACTCTGATCCTTCTGCTGCTTACGGCCGCATCCACGTGTTCTATACAACTGATAAGGATGGTGATGCCCCTGACAACTTGGGTTGTGTTCAGATTGGGGCATTGCTCTTTAAAGACACAAGCCTTGGTGTATGGAAGTATGGTAGCAAGTGGGTTGTAACAAAGGAACTTAAGAAGTTACTTGGCGAAGCTGGTTTCTCATTCCTCCGCACATCAGGCAACAACCACTTCTTCGTACGTGAAAGCGACCATTTGGTTATTGATGTCACTTGCTTATTAGACAACAATACACCTGTGCTCGCAATGCTTTACAGCTACGACCCATCTGCAACAGCAGCTGGCAGTAAGGCAGTAAAGGCACAAGCAAAGTTGGTTAAAAACTTCTCTGCTGCTACAAAAATATTGAAGTTCTAA
- a CDS encoding PepSY-associated TM helix domain-containing protein, which yields MRKFCLKIHRWFALPLGVIMAVLCFSGLAILLIKDIAPLFDMNAKELPIYTAIVRLHRWLFMKPENAHEGGQSLGRILTAISAICMTIVLLSGVVIWWPKTKKALKNRLIVSTNKGFRRFVYDTHVSLGIYVVIFLLLMSLTGPVFSFGWYRAGMSKLFGQPMPPKGMKIQQGKDGAKQGATNDKAFAQEGANKIQEQPQASNAGAKDLKGDQHGKKPKGGKLFKQLHTGTWGGWFSRILYAVAAFIGGFLPISGYYMWWKRRSKKKKKA from the coding sequence ATGAGGAAATTCTGTTTAAAGATTCATAGATGGTTCGCCTTACCATTAGGCGTAATAATGGCTGTTTTGTGCTTCAGTGGATTGGCAATATTATTAATCAAAGACATCGCACCACTGTTTGACATGAATGCCAAAGAGTTGCCAATCTATACTGCAATCGTACGACTGCACCGATGGCTTTTTATGAAGCCTGAGAATGCACATGAAGGGGGACAATCATTGGGTCGTATCCTCACTGCCATATCAGCCATCTGTATGACGATTGTATTACTTTCAGGTGTTGTCATCTGGTGGCCAAAGACCAAGAAGGCTTTGAAAAATCGTTTGATCGTCAGCACGAACAAAGGGTTCCGTCGCTTTGTTTACGACACTCACGTATCGTTAGGAATCTATGTTGTCATCTTCCTTCTACTGATGTCGCTCACTGGTCCCGTCTTCTCGTTCGGCTGGTACAGAGCGGGTATGTCTAAACTCTTTGGACAACCAATGCCACCAAAGGGTATGAAGATCCAACAGGGCAAGGACGGAGCTAAGCAGGGCGCAACAAACGACAAGGCCTTTGCACAGGAAGGAGCAAACAAGATACAGGAACAGCCACAAGCATCTAACGCCGGAGCAAAAGATTTGAAAGGCGACCAACATGGGAAGAAGCCAAAGGGTGGAAAGCTTTTTAAACAGCTGCACACAGGAACATGGGGTGGCTGGTTCTCACGCATACTCTATGCCGTAGCGGCCTTCATCGGAGGGTTCCTACCTATTAGTGGTTACTATATGTGGTGGAAGAGAAGGAGTAAGAAGAAGAAAAAAGCTTAA
- a CDS encoding BACON domain-containing protein has translation MRIINIYKLLQISLLCLLMGMTIGCAEKDSFEQPYLNVSEKELAFSNQIDEKKIAVNTNCKEWIATTPKPWVHLTQNGNELSVQVDANPTGMDRSSYILVDGGLAVQKIMVSQNASDILLDVTKGEVILPQAGGTTTVALKLEGATYDVTQGEKTEWLQVIKKKHGLKFVSQPNYDVTERTSKLTLNIAGKNYDMVVKQAGVSLFVLACNPGNPFSLHKMMDYEYRRGSFLTEYGGPDEVNGIFEESYFFKTPSPLFKDVVYVHDTKHFVPTRIYTRSLTREGVNSVKTQAFQEFMKANGYTRDERDTNHYVNVKEAFTMDVDIREENNSVVLFFYQMHTQDRSYPTFSSLDLGPIDLLNKNDKKVSDVEKYEKSKNSEEMKRQMSKSNEVEALLFQTNDPIQIARTYFFYLGSNASTPKEKVGSLEQYSLFYSQPNLGLWQYGREWFVTREFDKLLTSNNFEFVGYNGKHNVYARRSDNLTLAISGGEYADVNNGKAVMQITVLYKANVFAGSKEQRMAKVERMLKQHNPSK, from the coding sequence ATGCGTATAATCAATATTTATAAGCTGCTACAGATTTCCTTGCTATGCCTATTAATGGGGATGACCATTGGATGTGCTGAGAAGGACAGCTTTGAACAACCTTATCTGAATGTTTCAGAGAAGGAGTTAGCTTTCTCTAATCAGATTGATGAGAAGAAGATTGCCGTGAACACGAACTGTAAGGAGTGGATTGCAACCACACCGAAGCCATGGGTACACCTTACTCAGAACGGAAATGAACTCTCTGTGCAGGTAGATGCTAACCCTACGGGTATGGACCGAAGTAGCTATATCCTTGTTGATGGCGGCTTGGCTGTACAGAAGATTATGGTTAGCCAGAATGCCTCAGACATCTTATTGGATGTTACAAAGGGCGAGGTTATTCTTCCACAAGCGGGCGGAACGACTACTGTTGCTCTGAAACTAGAAGGAGCAACGTATGACGTTACACAAGGCGAGAAGACTGAATGGCTGCAAGTTATCAAGAAGAAGCATGGCTTGAAGTTTGTCTCTCAGCCAAACTATGATGTCACAGAGCGCACCTCAAAGCTTACACTAAACATAGCGGGAAAGAACTACGATATGGTTGTGAAGCAAGCTGGTGTGTCACTCTTTGTCTTAGCTTGTAATCCAGGTAATCCTTTCAGTCTGCATAAGATGATGGACTATGAGTATCGCCGCGGTAGTTTCCTGACGGAATATGGCGGCCCTGACGAGGTAAACGGCATCTTTGAAGAGAGTTACTTCTTCAAGACACCATCACCTTTATTCAAGGATGTTGTCTATGTACATGATACAAAGCATTTTGTACCAACTCGAATCTATACACGTTCACTGACAAGAGAAGGCGTTAATTCAGTTAAGACACAGGCGTTCCAAGAGTTTATGAAAGCCAATGGATATACACGTGACGAAAGAGATACAAATCATTACGTCAACGTAAAGGAGGCTTTCACGATGGATGTAGATATCCGAGAAGAGAATAATAGTGTTGTATTATTCTTCTATCAGATGCATACGCAGGATCGTAGTTATCCAACCTTTAGCAGTCTTGACCTTGGTCCTATTGATCTCTTAAATAAGAATGACAAGAAGGTTAGCGACGTTGAGAAGTACGAAAAGAGCAAAAACAGCGAGGAGATGAAGCGTCAGATGTCTAAGAGCAATGAAGTGGAAGCACTGCTCTTCCAAACAAATGACCCTATACAGATTGCACGTACCTACTTCTTCTACCTTGGCAGCAATGCCTCTACACCAAAAGAGAAGGTGGGAAGCCTTGAGCAGTATAGTTTGTTCTACAGTCAGCCAAACTTAGGTTTATGGCAGTATGGTAGAGAATGGTTCGTCACACGTGAGTTTGACAAACTGCTTACTTCAAACAACTTTGAGTTTGTTGGCTACAATGGTAAGCATAACGTCTATGCACGTCGTTCTGACAACCTGACCTTGGCTATCTCTGGTGGAGAATATGCCGATGTTAACAATGGTAAGGCCGTCATGCAGATTACAGTTCTCTACAAGGCTAATGTCTTTGCAGGAAGTAAAGAACAGCGTATGGCTAAGGTAGAACGTATGCTCAAACAACACAATCCAAGCAAATAA